A section of the Naumovozyma dairenensis CBS 421 chromosome 5, complete genome genome encodes:
- the NDAI0E02320 gene encoding uncharacterized protein (similar to Saccharomyces cerevisiae KIN4 (YOR233W) and YPL141C; ancestral locus Anc_8.654): protein MASVQHRHTYYGGGSSTFKVNADPSQMLTTNHENPTSITKFNDINSPNSTKYSNQQVSMRRKHIAFGPYIIGSTIGQGEFGKVKLGWSKNPPSSPPNNLGISKQVAIKLIKRDAISKDSSKELKIYREINALKHLSHPNIVKLEEVLQNSRYIGIVLEYASGGEFYRYIQRKKRLKETAACRLFAQLINGVHYIHSKGLVHRDLKLENLLLDKHENLVITDFGFVNEFYSHNELMKTSCGSPCYAAPELVISTKPYEARKADIWSCGIILYAMLAGYLPWDDDSGNPDGDDISRLYYYITKTPLKFPDYINPIPRDLLRKILVSDPRRRITMKQIEKHEWLKPHTAFLSITPEEWDTIMHPKSNTSFIRPVPLHSRNMNRPGSTCSMSSSGSKNGDKRDSLIIDSTLIQLPAPPHESQSHVITKPAPTSRTPDLRHSPVRKSHTRNNSAASIALQAAVENTRDYGSTNSSEIIPTNRTRSSSFTFERKSPLHLQRTNLMSRDNTIIETSPVIPKMRSTNNRYSLYNECDTLVELPSNMKTDKLFASNNDSAEFNRKKLNNIHSNMNSDNNSYITNQEKNYNKFPTRLNHRKPRPTSYHPSSTLSPISPTPIFIKKTETPLLSSSPVLLSPSTTTSPNHNHPVLHPVPHLAPVSSSPISKSSKVITNNNDSPTMLACRSFSMSKPSLHLQSASGNLIKSNVDQKSVTTMMHEQVDIPQVLRIEVDSSANIIKETSNAAKLEMDENVFIGTTPKIPPINIEPTNNTDLSPKNIDTNIELQKKEKKRFSFLSFYSMYNTSKSSLNSEDSKGGKLSKVASSKAQHSANHHANNNSRKLSMNKEVESQLTTKNVLRDTTNIQHNGALRSVSGKPVYPHPDRINTDGKNKNIRASIMISALNDRPSQTQVPKEQIRQPHEQSTARKVIDFFKRRSTRL from the coding sequence atgGCCAGTGTTCAACATCGTCATACATATTATGGCGGGGGATCATCCACTTTTAAAGTAAATGCCGATCCCTCCCAAATGCTTACTACCAACCATGAAAATCCAACATCTATAACAAAGTTTAATGATATAAACTCTCCAAATTCTACAAAATATAGTAATCAACAAGTTTCTAtgagaagaaaacatattGCATTTGGTCCATATATAATAGGTTCAACCATCGGACAGGGAGAATTTGGTAAAGTTAAATTAGGTTGGTCCAAGAACCCACCAAGTTCACCTCCAAATAACCTTGGGATTTCTAAACAAGTAGCCATCAAATTAATCAAACGAGATGCGATATCCAAGGATTCAAGCAAAGAACTTAAAATTTATCGTGAAATTAATGCATTGAAACATTTGTCACATCCAAATATTGTAAAACTAGAGGAAGTACTTCAAAATTCTAGATACATTGGTATAGTCTTAGAGTACGCTTCTGGAGGTGAATTTTATAGatatattcaaagaaagaaaaggcTAAAGGAAACCGCAGCATGTAGATTATTTGCTCAATTGATAAATGGTGTTCATTATATCCACTCAAAGGGGCTAGTGCATCgagatttgaaattagaaaatcTTCTCTTAGATAAACATGAAAATTTAGTTATTACAGATTTTGGTTTTGTTAACGAATTTTATTCtcataatgaattaatgaaaacatCGTGTGGTTCACCATGCTATGCTGCACCAGAATTAGTAATAAGTACCAAGCCTTATGAAGCAAGAAAGGCGGATATATGGTCATGTggtataatattatatgcCATGCTTGCTGGTTATCTTCCATGGGATGATGATTCCGGGAACCCAGACGGTGATGATATCTCTAGACTGTATTACTATATTACAAAAACACCTTTGAAGTTTCCTGACTATATAAATCCAATACCAAGAGATCTGTTGAGGAAAATACTAGTTAGTGAtccaagaagaagaattacaatGAAACAAATCGAAAAACATGAATGGTTGAAACCTCATACAGCATTTTTATCTATCACACCAGAAGAATGGGATACTATTATGCATCCTAAGTCTAACACATCGTTTATAAGACCAGTTCCGCTCCATTCCAGAAATATGAATAGACCCGGCTCTACATGTTCCATGTCATCCTCTGGGTCCAAAAATGGAGATAAGAGAGATTCTTTAATCATCGATTCAACTCTAATACAGCTACCAGCACCACCTCATGAATCACAATCCCACGTTATTACTAAACCAGCTCCTACATCTCGAACTCCAGACTTGCGCCACTCACCAGTTAGAAAATCACACACAAGAAACAATTCTGCAGCATCAATTGCATTACAAGCCGCTGTGGAAAATACAAGAGATTACGGTTCTACTAATTCTTCTGAAATAATTCCAACTAATCGCACAAGATCGAGTTCATTTACTTTCGAGAGGAAATCCCCTCTCCATTTACAGAGAACAAATCTAATGAGTAGAGACAACACAATAATAGAAACGAGTCCAGTTATACCGAAAATGAGAAGTACTAACAACCGGTATTCATTATACAACGAATGTGACACCTTAGTGGAGTTACCTTCAAATATGAAAACTGACAAACTTTTTGCATCCAATAATGATTCGGCAGAATTTAACAGAAAAAAactaaataatattcatagCAACATGAACAGTGATAATAACAGCTATATTACTaaccaagaaaaaaattataacaAATTCCCTACTCGCCTGAATCACAGAAAGCCAAGACCAACATCATACCATCCATCTTCTACATTGTCCCCTATTTCTCCCACTCcaatatttattaagaaAACAGAAActccattattatcttcatctcCTGTCCTTCTATCTCCTTCCACTACAACCTCCCCTAATCATAATCACCCAGTTCTTCATCCAGTACCTCATTTAGCACCTGTTTCGAGTAGCCCTATCTCAAAGTCGAGCAAAGTAATTactaacaataatgattcaCCAACAATGTTGGCCTGTCgatcattttcaatgagTAAACCATCTTTACATTTACAAAGTGCTTCAGGTAATTTGATAAAATCGAATGTGGATCAAAAATCCGTTACCACAATGATGCACGAACAAGTCGATATACCACAGGTACTTAGAATAGAGGTCGATTCCAGCGCTAACATTATAAAAGAAACTAGTAATGCTGCAAAACTGGAAATGGATGAAAATGTTTTTATTGGAACAACACCTAAAATACCACCGATAAATATTGAGCCTACCAACAACACAGACTTATCGCCTAAGAATATTGATACTAACATTGAACTTcaaaaaaaggaaaaaaagagGTTCAGTTTCTTATCGTTTTATTCAATGTACAATACATCCAAATCAAGTCTTAACTCCGAAGATTCTAAAGGTGGTAAACTTTCAAAAGTAGCTTCTTCCAAGGCCCAACATTCAGCCAATCATCACGCAAATAACAATTCGAGAAAGCTATCAATGAACAAAGAAGTTGAATCGCAATTGACAACGAAAAATGTCCTCAGAGACACGACAAACATTCAGCATAATGGAGCATTAAGAAGCGTTAGTGGTAAGCCTGTTTATCCTCATCCTGATCGCATTAATACAGAtgggaaaaataaaaatataagagCTTCAATAATGATCTCAGCTTTAAACGACAGACCATCCCAAACACAAGTTCCTAAAGAACAAATTCGTCAACCCCATGAACAATCTACAGCCAGGAAAGTTATTGACTTcttcaaaagaagaagtacAAGATTATAG
- the KES1 gene encoding oxysterol-binding protein KES1 (similar to Saccharomyces cerevisiae HES1 (YOR237W) and KES1 (YPL145C); ancestral locus Anc_8.658): MSQYASSSSWTSFLKSIASFNGDLSSLSAPPFILAPISLSEFSQYWAEHPDLFLDPSFINKDNYANYLGAEIECESPEMTRMLSVTKWFISTLKSQYCSRNESMGSEKKPLNPFLGEVFVGKWENKDHPEFGETVLLSEQVSHHPPVTAYTIFNDKNKVKLQGYNQVKATFTKSLMLTVKQYGHTLLEVNDESFLITPPPLHIEGILMASPFVELEGKSYIQSSTGMLCVVEFSGRGYFSGKKNSFKARIYKDAADSKDKENALYTISGQWSGISKIVKNNSKEEVLFYDAGKVAAEHLYVKPLEEQHPLESRRAWQHVAEAITLGDFDLIAKTKTELEESQRELRKVEEAKGISWQRRWFHDVDYSEEPDESSYVPQSNDIFLKLASAFSLSTKNVPSGTLIGDREDKKEGLTSVHWRFKRHLWEDEKEIVL; encoded by the coding sequence ATGTCCCAATACGCTAGTTCATCATCCTGGACATCCTTCCTAAAATCAATTGCATCATTCAATGGTGATCTTTCGTCATTATCGGCTCCACCATTCATCTTAGCTCCAATCTCTTTATCAGAATTCTCTCAATATTGGGCTGAACATCCAGATTTATTCCTAGACCCATCCTTCATCAACAAGGACAACTATGCAAACTATCTAGGAGCCGAAATAGAATGTGAATCTCCAGAAATGACTCGCATGTTATCTGTTACCAAATGGTTCATATCTACTTTAAAATCTCAATATTGTTCTCGTAATGAATCAATGGGATCTGAAAAGAAACCATTGAACCCATTCCTTGGTGAAGTATTCGTCGGTAAATGGGAAAACAAAGATCATCCCGAATTCGGTGAAACTGTCCTATTATCTGAACAAGTCTCTCATCATCCTCCAGTCACTGCATACACAAtctttaatgataaaaataaagttaaattaCAAGGGTATAATCAAGTTAAGGCAACTTTCACTAAATCTTTAATGTTAACTGTGAAACAATATGGTCATACTTTATTGGAAGTCAATGATGAATCGTTTTTGATTACTCCTCCTCCTTTACATATCGAGGGGATATTGATGGCTTCACCATTCGTTGAATTGGAGGGGAAATCTTATATTCAATCATCCACTGGGATGCTTTGTGTAGTGGAATTCTCTGGAAGAGGTTATTTCTCCGGTAAGAAGAATTCATTTAAGGCAAGAATTTATAAAGATGCTGCTGATTCTAAAGATAAGGAAAATGCTTTGTATACAATAAGTGGTCAATGGTCTGGTATTAGTAAGATagttaaaaataattctaaAGAGGAAGTTTTGTTTTATGATGCTGGGAAAGTCGCCGCGGAACATCTTTATGTTAAACCATTGGAGGAACAACATCCTTTGGAAAGTAGAAGAGCTTGGCAACATGTTGCAGAAGCTATTACTTTGGGTGATTTCGATTTGATTGCAAAGACTAAGActgaattagaagaaagCCAAAGAGAGTTAAGAAAAGTTGAAGAGGCTAAGGGAATTAGTTGGCAAAGAAGATGGTTCCATGATGTTGATTATTCAGAGGAACCAGATGAAAGCTCATACGTACCACaatcaaatgatattttcttgaaattagCAAGTgccttttctttatctacTAAGAATGTTCCAAGTGGTACTTTAATCGGTGATAGAGAAGATAAGAAGGAGGGATTAACTTCTGTACATTGGAGATTTAAAAGGCATTTATGGgaagatgaaaaggaaatcgTTTTATAG
- the NOP53 gene encoding Nop53p (similar to Saccharomyces cerevisiae NOP53 (YPL146C); ancestral locus Anc_8.659), whose translation MAPVSAKERPSQYKQSSRKGKKAWRKNIDLTDIEKSIETKIEQEISHGVSDISTLQDTALFQVDIEGDNVLKNKLIKRKQIKKNLKSKEILDSIKTTSKIGAVTHRNHHLTEDEKLAKKKVQGVSKKELNKLLALAGRVQGEYKLKARLAKDGLVKSQSFVFMGFKKILKVQLPSGIKLDASVKEKIPEELLTMSTTSWSVASVKPETLKKAPLQLREFQELPHAGKSYNPDKKEWSSLIDKEYQVEKIKEENRIALEEYRERIKHLIETLDDNEEEESSNDEKEEEFDEDEDNTSDVVKLSINTPVQNKKKTKYQRNKAKRHEEKMKLQQELKKLKQQVHELEKLENIEEEVLLKFIEDKNKKQTTAGGKIKKTKKFGTKYGLLDERLEVKFSDELSDSLRKLKPEGNLLYDNVRKLQSSGKIESRVPVKRGRRYKQKITEKWTHKDFK comes from the coding sequence ATGGCTCCTGTTTCTGCGAAAGAGAGGCCCTCTCAATATAAACAATCATCTCGTAAAGGTAAGAAGGCTTGGAGAAAGAATATTGATTTAACTGACATTGAGAAATCTATCGAGACTAaaattgaacaagaaaTCTCTCATGGTGTTTCTGATATCTCCACTTTACAAGATACTGCACTCTTCCAAGTTGATATTGAAGGTGataatgttttgaaaaataaattaatcaaGAGGAAACaaattaagaaaaatttgaaaagtaaaGAAATATTGGATAGTATTAAAACAACTTCAAAAATTGGAGCTGTTACACATCGTAATCATCATCTtactgaagatgaaaaacTAGCTAAGAAGAAAGTTCAAGGTGTAAGTAAAAaggaattgaataaattattagcGTTGGCTGGGAGAGTTCAAGGTGAATATAAGCTCAAGGCACGTTTAGCTAAGGATGGGTTAGTGAAATCTCAATCATTTGTATTTATGGGGTTCAAGAAGATTCTTAAAGTTCAACTTCCCTCAGGGATCAAATTGGATGCATCAGTTAAAGAGAAGATTCCAGAAGAGTTATTGACCATGTCTACAACCAGTTGGTCTGTTGCTTCTGTGAAACCAGAAACATTGAAGAAAGCTCCTTTACAATTGAGAGAGTTTCAAGAATTGCCTCATGCTGGGAAATCATACAATCCAGATAAGAAAGAATGGTCATCTTTAATAGATAAAGAATATCAAgtggaaaaaattaaagaagaaaatagaaTAGCATTGGAAGAATATAGAGAAAGAATCAAACATTTGATCGAAACActtgatgataatgaagaagaagagtcttctaatgatgaaaaggaagaagaatttgatgaagacgaagatAATACTTCAGATGTAGTCAAATTATCTATCAATACTCCTGTtcaaaataagaaaaagactaaatatcaaagaaataaagCAAAGAGACACGAAGAGAAGATGAAACTACAACAAGagttgaagaagttgaagCAACAAGTTCATGAATTAgagaaattggaaaacattgaagaagaagtccttcttaaattcattgaagataaaaataagaaacaaaCCACCGCAGGTGgaaagataaagaaaaccAAGAAATTTGGTACAAAATATGGTCTTCTTGATGAAAGACTTGAAGTTAAATTCTCTGATGAACTATCCGACTCTCTAAGAAAATTGAAGCCTGAAGGAAACCTCCTCTATGATAATGTAAGGAAACTACAAAGTTCAGGTAAGATTGAATCTCGTGTACCTGTTAAGAGAGGCAGAAGATATAAGCAAAAGATCACTGAAAAATGGACTCACaaagatttcaaataa
- the PPT2 gene encoding holo-[acyl-carrier-protein] synthase (similar to Saccharomyces cerevisiae PPT2 (YPL148C); ancestral locus Anc_8.664) → MQKLQMLRQARNLLGIGTDIVYLPRFQRLLMKYTNDDDVYAIKSSSALDRINDKFMHPIERATFRSLANESLSKRAKYLAGVWATKEATLKALHCYIPSEHIPPAQVIYTKLLYKTNNTSTGSPQLQFDKNFSTTTPLYSQFFRDYINGKISTLLSISHDEQYLVSFVCLTSK, encoded by the coding sequence ATGCAAAAACTACAAATGTTAAGACAGGCTCGAAACCTTTTAGGTATTGGTACTGATATTGTATATTTACCAAGATTTCAACGTCTGTTGATGAAGTACACaaacgatgatgatgtatATGCAATCAAGAGTAGTTCGGCTTTAGACAGGATAAATGACAAATTTATGCACCCTATTGAAAGAGCTACTTTCCGATCCTTAGCAAATGAATCACTTTCTAAAAGGGCAAAATATTTAGCAGGGGTGTGGGCAACGAAGGAGGCAACATTGAAGGCACTCCATTGTTATATCCCTTCAGAACATATACCGCCTGCTCAAGTGATATATACAAAATTACTTTACAAGACTAATAATACATCTACAGGGTCACCTCAGTTGCAATTCGATAAAAACTTTTCAACTACTACACCGTTGTATTCACAGTTCTTTCGAGATTATATAAATGGTAAGATAAGTACGTTACTTTCTATTTCTCACGACGAACAATACCTAGTTTCATTTGTATGTCTGACATCTAAATGA
- the NDAI0E02360 gene encoding uncharacterized protein (similar to Saccharomyces cerevisiae ABP140 (YOR239W); ancestral locus Anc_8.665): MGVADLIKKFEKIAKNDGDDSITPARSPTRPHFELNKEVDHNDEIEVPTNDSAAANEEEETAADGPGFEVKSEETVAEQDTATATVEEERAPQEEIKVDEVKPTTPVVETPPQNESDIEVESKQEPEIETPIVEEKQQDKDENNEVEVEEVATTEAEDSEELQDQVETPIEDEPTVETPIYEEQTEPAATALAENEVEVEDVTANPEKKKETEAQIEMETKAGEEKKLLQARKRLVSPKLNSLVKLRIILQYQMK; the protein is encoded by the coding sequence ATGGGTGTTGCTGACTTAATTAAGAAGTTCGAGAAAATCGCCAAGAACGATGGGGATGATTCTATTACTCCAGCGAGGAGTCCAACTAGACCTCATTTCGAATTGAACAAAGAGGTAGACCacaatgatgaaattgaagtACCTACTAATGATTCTGCTGCTGCtaatgaagaggaagaaacTGCAGCAGATGGTCCTGGTTTTGAAGTTAAATCTGAAGAAACAGTAGCTGAACAGGATACCGCCACCGCTACCGTCGAAGAAGAACGAGCTCCTCAAGAAGAGATTAAAGTTGATGAAGTCAAACCTACGACACCAGTAGTTGAAACTCCACCTCAAAATGAATCTGACATAGAAGTTGAATCTAAACAAGAGCCAGAAATTGAAACTCCTattgttgaagaaaagcAACAAGATAAGGATGAAAATAACGAAGttgaagttgaagaagTAGCAACAACTGAAGCCGAGGATAGTGAAGAATTGCAAGATCAAGTCGAAACGCCTATCGAAGACGAACCAACAGTTGAGACTCCAATCTATGAAGAACAAACCGAACCTGCAGCGACTGCACTTGCAGAAAATGAGGTCGAAGTTGAAGATGTGACAGCTAACccagaaaagaagaaggaaactGAAGCCCAAATTGAAATGGAAACTAAAGCTGGcgaagaaaaaaaactgCTTCAGGCGAGGAAGAGACTAGTGAGCCCCAAGCTGAATTCGTTAGTGAAACTCAGGATAATACTCCAATACCAGATGAAGTAA
- the ATG5 gene encoding Atg5p (similar to Saccharomyces cerevisiae ATG5 (YPL149W); ancestral locus Anc_8.666) has protein sequence MNAIRKLVWDGALNVEVTIDPELVIKGIPKNKTMVNLRIPRDSYIMNYLDYILTRLEAYIRVNLKDLKELNFWFEYDGIPLSWNYPTGVLYDIMNTKDVITAARDTNHLNMWRINLTCGSQVPRNVIPIIEGTKQIEKYWMHQWKQVCFILRGSSKQIMSISRKEGQSFWESILRRDMETFNNISTRIIPKKARFIPVVIHINDKFIQPVAPSLNDDGIENKVINITEGLSSSEIAIISHGVVIPKKSSLKEVYDRFLSFDGFLHLIIQEQPANT, from the coding sequence ATGAATGCAATAAGGAAACTGGTTTGGGATGGCGCTTTAAACGTTGAAGTAACCATTGATCCCGAGTTGGTCATTAAAGGTATACCTAAAAATAAAACGATGGTCAATTTAAGGATACCGAGGGACTCCTACATAATGAATTACTTGGACTATATCCTTACGCGACTTGAGGCTTACATCCGTGTTAATCTGAAAGATCTAAAGGAGCTAAACTTTTGGTTTGAATATGACGGTATTCCTCTCTCATGGAATTATCCCACTGGTGTCCTTTACGACATTATGAATACTAAGGACGTTATTACTGCTGCGAGGGATACcaatcatttaaatatgtGGAGAATCAACCTAACTTGTGGATCACAAGTACCTAGAAATGTTATACCTATCATTGAAGGTACGAAACAAATTGAGAAATATTGGATGCATCAATGGAAGCAAGTGTGTTTCATTTTGAGAGGATCTTCGAAACAAATAATGTCAATTTCGAGGAAGGAAGGCCAAAGTTTTTGGGAAAGCATCTTACGAAGAGATATGGAAAcctttaataatatatcgACGAGAATAATACCGAAAAAGGCACGGTTTATTCCTGTCGTCATTCatataaatgataaatttattcaaCCTGTTGCCCCATCATTGAATGACGATGGTATAGAAAATAAGGTTATTAATATAACTGAAGGTTTGTCATCTTCCGAAATTGCCATAATATCTCATGGGGTTGTAATACCAAAAAAGTCGAGCTTGAAAGAGGTGTATGACAGATTTCTCAGTTTTGATGGATTTTTACATTTGATTATTCAGGAGCAACCAGCTAACACGTAA